One window of the Zea mays cultivar B73 chromosome 3, Zm-B73-REFERENCE-NAM-5.0, whole genome shotgun sequence genome contains the following:
- the LOC101027153 gene encoding histone deacetylase 10 isoform X2 has product MIGVTYTGNLSLFSGRMLPLFRHCCAFGSHHPHPLIWRNIFQTSRREQKQIRSWDAQCSANQDQASIEKCNAPKNLPIPDNSLLDARILYCTSPALGHNKEAHPESNKRVPVIVDTLEKLELSPKHRGSQVLEIQNFNPASLDDVARVHSRSYITGLEKAMGRASDEGLILIEGTGPTYATETERRTGKRIGTGVRRNGLWFISHEESALKAIVEVDVKEILLHHRRLGHISFESLSRLHPRMFKGVDKSQLVCDACELGKHTRSIYPSIGLRNCEPFILIHSDVWGPCSVTSVNGAKWFVNFIDCYTRMTWIYILKHKSEVLKCFQDFHKLVANQFNAKIRVIRTDNGTEYVNNEFRSYLSCQGIIHQTTCPGTPPQNGVAE; this is encoded by the exons ATGATTGGTGTAACGTATACCGGAAATCTGTCCCTTTTTTCAGGGAGGATGTTGCCCTTGTTTAGACACTGCTGTGCCTTTGGAAGTCATCATCCTCATCCCTTAATTTGGAGGAACATCTTCCAAACATCGCGAAGAGAACAAAAACAAATCAGGAGTTGGGATGCACAGTGCTCAGCAAATCAGGATCAAGCTTCTATAGAGAAATGCAATGCTCCAAAGAATTTACCAATACCTGATAATTCACTTCTCGATGCTCGTATTCTCTATTGTACCTCTCCTGCCCTGGGTCATAACAAA GAAGCACACCCAGAATCGAACAAAAGAGTTCCTGTGATAGTTGATACTCTTGAGAAATTGGAGCTTAGTCCCAAG CATCGTGGTTCACAGGTTCTTGAAATTCAAAATTTCAACCCTGCTTCTCTAGATGATGTTGCACGAGTTCATTCAAGATCTTACATCACTGGACTAGAAAAG GCTATGGGCAGAGCTTCAGATGAAGGTCTGATATTGATTGAAGGGACAGGACCAACATACGCTACAGAAACT GAGAGGAGGACTGGGAAAAGGATTGGGACTGGAGTCAGGCGTAATGGGTTGTGGTTCATCAGTCATGAGGAGTCAGCATTGAAAGCAATTGTTGAAGTGGATGTGAAGGAGATTTTGCTACATCATCGTCGGTTAGGACATATATCTTTTGAGAGCTTAAGTAGGTTGCACCCCAGGATGTTTAAGGGAGTGGACAAAAGTCAGCTTGTATGTGATGCATGTGAACTTGGCAAGCATACTAGATCTATCTATCCTAGTATTGGTCTACGCAATTGTGAACCGTTTATTCTAATACACTCGGATGTTTGGGGTCCTTGTTCAGTCACTTCTGTGAATGGTGCAAAGTGGTTCGTTAATTTTATTGACTGTTACACTCGTATGACTTGGATCTATATACTTAAGCATAAAAGCGAGGTGTTAAAGTGCTTTCAAGACTTCCATAAATTGGTGGCAAATCAATTTAATGCAAAGATTCGGGTTATCAGGACCGATAATGGAACAGAGTATGTGAACAATGAATTCAGATCATATCTATCATGTCAAGGAATTATTCACCAAACAACTTGTCCTGGAACTCCACCTCAGAATGGTGTAGCAGAGTGA